One window of Gavia stellata isolate bGavSte3 chromosome Z, bGavSte3.hap2, whole genome shotgun sequence genomic DNA carries:
- the HTR1A gene encoding 5-hydroxytryptamine receptor 1A, with product MDVANNTTSPERSPEGAGGPGLAEVTLGYQLLTSLLLGTLILCAVSGNACVIAAIALERSLQTVANYLIGSLAVTDLMVSVLVLPMAALYQVLNKWTLGQVTCDIFISLDVLCCTSSILHLCAIALDRYWAITDPIDYVNKRTPRRAAVLISLTWLIGFLISIPPMLGWRTPEDRSDPDACTISKDHGYTIYSTFGAFYIPLLLMLVLYGRIFKAARFRIRKTVKKAEKKKIADTCLTLSPAALQKKSNGEPGKGWRRTVEPKPGACVNGAARQGEDGAALEIIEVQRCNSSSKTHLPLPSEACSSPPPPSFERRNEKNTEAKRRMALSRERKTVKTLGIIMGTFILCWLPFFIVALVLPFCDSKCYMPEWLGAVINWLGYSNSLLNPIIYAYFNKDFQSAFKKIIKCKFCRQ from the coding sequence ATGGATGTGGCCAACAACACTACCTCCCCAGAGCGCTCCCCCGAGGGGGCAGGCGGCCCCGGCCTCGCCGAGGTGACCCTGGGCTACCAGCTGctcacctccctgctgctgggcacGCTCATCCTGTGCGCCGTGAGCGGCAACGCCTGCGTGATCGCGGCCATCGCCCTGGAGCGCTCTCTGCAAACCGTGGCCAACTATCTCATCGGCTCGCTGGCCGTCACCGACCTCATGGTGTCCGTGCTGGTGCTGCCCATGGCGGCCCTCTACCAGGTGCTGAACAAGTGGACGCTGGGGCAGGTCACCTGCGACATCTTCATCTCGCTGGACGTGCTGTGCTGCACCTCTTCCATCCTGCACCTGTGCGCCATCGCCTTGGACAGGTACTGGGCCATCACGGACCCCATCGACTATGTCAACAAGCGGACTCCCCGGCGGGCCGCCGTGCTGATCAGCCTGACCTGGCTCATCGGCTTCCTGATATCCATCCCGCCCATGCTGGGCTGGAGGACGCCCGAGGACCGCTCGGACCCCGACGCCTGCACCATCAGCAAGGACCACGGGTACACCATCTACTCCACCTTCGGCGCCTTCTACATCCCGCTCCTCCTCATGCTGGTGCTCTACGGCCGCATCTTCAAGGCGGCCCGCTTCAGGATCCGCAAGACGGTCAAGAAAGCGGAGAAGAAGAAAATCGCCGACACCTGCCTCACCCTCTCCCCGGCCGccctgcagaagaaaagcaacgGGGAGCCCGGCAAGGGCTGGCGGCGGACTGTGGAGCCCAAGCCCGGTGCCTGTGTCAACGGCGCGGCGCGGCAGGGCGAGGACGGGGCCGCCCTGGAGATCATCGAGGTCCAGCGCTGCAACAGCTCCTCCAAGACTCACCTGCCGCTGCCCAGCGAGGCGTGcagctccccgccgcccccctcctTCGAGAGGCGCAACGAGAAGAACACGGAGGCCAAGCGGAGGATGGCTCTGTCCCGGGAGAGGAAGACTGTCAAGACCCTGGGCATCATTATGGGCACCTTCATCCTCTGCTGGCTGCCGTTCTTCATCGTGGCGCTGGTCCTGCCCTTTTGTGACAGTAAGTGCTACATGCCCGAGTGGCTGGGGGCAGTCATCAACTGGCTGGGCTACTCCAACTCCCTCCTCAACCCCATCATCTATGCCTATTTCAACAAAGACTTCCAAAGTGCGTTTAAGAAAATTATCAAGTGCAAATTTTGCAGGCAGTGA